Proteins encoded within one genomic window of Pongo pygmaeus isolate AG05252 chromosome 18, NHGRI_mPonPyg2-v2.0_pri, whole genome shotgun sequence:
- the CFAP119 gene encoding cilia- and flagella-associated protein 119 isoform X5, with amino-acid sequence MLNRKTSHFLGMRVQSELEHLSELRREAGKDRSSVRGSAARTRASVRTQSTTTTAAAAAAKADEDPGANLFPPPLPRPRICMWKYLDIHSMHQLEKTTNAEEMREVLAELLELGCPEQSLQDAVTLDLFCHALIFCRQQGFSLEQTSAACALLQDLHKACIATPLGNVEECYRYFTSVLFCHGVRRPPFSIDLFKEEQLLALEDYVVNTYFRHFKLYKYVFTPQVRLDLSLTYMGLQPPKLWPESETEKEESKEVEEQAVTPRKEELETVAPPEPEPSHVHILRAYIKTQVNKELEQLQQLVEERLKASEERLSSKLTALERPFQLPPGKGKSKTK; translated from the exons ATGCTCAACCGCAAGACCAGCCACTTTTTGGGAATGCGGGTGCAGTCGGAGCTTGAACATCTCTCCGAGCTGCGGCGGGAAGCGGGGAAGGATCGCAGCTCAGTGCGTGGGTCGGCCGCACGGACGCGAGCGAGTGTGCGGACCCAGTCGACGACGacgacggcggcggcggcggcggcgaaaGCGGATGAAGACCCCGGAGCCAACTTGTTTCCG CCGCCGCTGCCCCGACCCCGGATCTGCATGTG GAAGTACCTGGACATCCATTCCATGCACCAGCTGGAGAAGACCACCAATGCTGAGGAGATGAGGGA GGTGCTGGCTGAGCTGCTGGAGCTAGGGTGTCCTGAGCAGAGCCTGCAGGATGCCGTCACCCTGGACCTCTTCTGCCACGCGCTCATTTTCTGCCGCCAGCAGGGCTTCTCACTGGAGCAGACGTCAGCGGCTTGTGCCCTGCTCCAGGATCTTCACAAGGCTTGTATTG CAACCCCCTTGGGCAACGTGGAGGAGTGCTACCGCTACTTCACCAGTGTCCTTTTTTGCCATGGAGTCAGG CGGCCTCCTTTTAGCATCGACCTCTTCAAAGAGGAACAGCTGCTGGCCTTGGAAGACTACGTGGTCAACACTTACTTTCGCCACTTCAAGCTCTATAAATACGTCTTCACACCCCAG GTGCGGCTGGATCTGTCTTTGACTTACATGGGgctgcagccacccaaactgTGGCCAGAGAGTGAGACAG agaaagaagaaagcaaggagGTGGAGGAGCAGGCAGTTACCCCGCGGAAAGAGGAACTAGAGACGGTGGCCCCGCCAGAGCCAGAGCCAA GCCACGTCCACATCCTCCGAGCCTACATCAAGACCCAAGTGAACAAGGAGCTGGAGCAGCTCCAGCAGCTGGTGGAGGAGCGGCTCAAGGCCAGCGAGGAAAGGCTCAGCAGCAAGTTGACTGCACTAGAGCGGCCCTTCCAGCTACCTCCGGGTAAAGGCAAGAGCAAGACCAAGTGA
- the CFAP119 gene encoding cilia- and flagella-associated protein 119 isoform X3, translating to MLNRKTSHFLGMRVQSELEHLSELRREAGKDRSSVRGSAARTRASVRTQSTTTTAAAAAAKADEDPGANLFPPPLPRPRICMWKYLDIHSMHQLEKTTNAEEMREVLAELLELGCPEQSLQDAVTLDLFCHALIFCRQQGFSLEQTSAACALLQDLHKACIATPLGNVEECYRYFTSVLFCHGVRTPVGSPCSCCWAFGGKARAPEGSQGSNSESPPQRPPFSIDLFKEEQLLALEDYVVNTYFRHFKLYKYVFTPQVRLDLSLTYMGLQPPKLWPESETEKEESKEVEEQAVTPRKEELETVAPPEPEPSHVHILRAYIKTQVNKELEQLQQLVEERLKASEERLSSKLTALERPFQLPPGKGKSKTK from the exons ATGCTCAACCGCAAGACCAGCCACTTTTTGGGAATGCGGGTGCAGTCGGAGCTTGAACATCTCTCCGAGCTGCGGCGGGAAGCGGGGAAGGATCGCAGCTCAGTGCGTGGGTCGGCCGCACGGACGCGAGCGAGTGTGCGGACCCAGTCGACGACGacgacggcggcggcggcggcggcgaaaGCGGATGAAGACCCCGGAGCCAACTTGTTTCCG CCGCCGCTGCCCCGACCCCGGATCTGCATGTG GAAGTACCTGGACATCCATTCCATGCACCAGCTGGAGAAGACCACCAATGCTGAGGAGATGAGGGA GGTGCTGGCTGAGCTGCTGGAGCTAGGGTGTCCTGAGCAGAGCCTGCAGGATGCCGTCACCCTGGACCTCTTCTGCCACGCGCTCATTTTCTGCCGCCAGCAGGGCTTCTCACTGGAGCAGACGTCAGCGGCTTGTGCCCTGCTCCAGGATCTTCACAAGGCTTGTATTG CAACCCCCTTGGGCAACGTGGAGGAGTGCTACCGCTACTTCACCAGTGTCCTTTTTTGCCATGGAGTCAGG ACCCCAGTGGGCTCTCCTTGCTCCTGTTGCTGGGCTTTTGGAGGCAAAGCCAGGGCTCCAGAAGGTAGTCAGGGTTCTAATTCCGAGTCACCACCACAGCGGCCTCCTTTTAGCATCGACCTCTTCAAAGAGGAACAGCTGCTGGCCTTGGAAGACTACGTGGTCAACACTTACTTTCGCCACTTCAAGCTCTATAAATACGTCTTCACACCCCAG GTGCGGCTGGATCTGTCTTTGACTTACATGGGgctgcagccacccaaactgTGGCCAGAGAGTGAGACAG agaaagaagaaagcaaggagGTGGAGGAGCAGGCAGTTACCCCGCGGAAAGAGGAACTAGAGACGGTGGCCCCGCCAGAGCCAGAGCCAA GCCACGTCCACATCCTCCGAGCCTACATCAAGACCCAAGTGAACAAGGAGCTGGAGCAGCTCCAGCAGCTGGTGGAGGAGCGGCTCAAGGCCAGCGAGGAAAGGCTCAGCAGCAAGTTGACTGCACTAGAGCGGCCCTTCCAGCTACCTCCGGGTAAAGGCAAGAGCAAGACCAAGTGA
- the CFAP119 gene encoding cilia- and flagella-associated protein 119 isoform X1, which translates to MLNRKTSHFLGMRVQSELEHLSELRREAGKDRSSVRGSAARTRASVRTQSTTTTAAAAAAKADEDPGANLFPPPLPRPRICMWKYLDIHSMHQLEKTTNAEEMREVLAELLELGCPEQSLQDAVTLDLFCHALIFCRQQGFSLEQTSAACALLQDLHKACIATPLGNVEECYRYFTSVLFCHGVRVSSPGTFWNLYPSPDKVSPSLSHIHHPYLLVKTPVGSPCSCCWAFGGKARAPEGSQGSNSESPPQRPPFSIDLFKEEQLLALEDYVVNTYFRHFKLYKYVFTPQVRLDLSLTYMGLQPPKLWPESETEKEESKEVEEQAVTPRKEELETVAPPEPEPSHVHILRAYIKTQVNKELEQLQQLVEERLKASEERLSSKLTALERPFQLPPGKGKSKTK; encoded by the exons ATGCTCAACCGCAAGACCAGCCACTTTTTGGGAATGCGGGTGCAGTCGGAGCTTGAACATCTCTCCGAGCTGCGGCGGGAAGCGGGGAAGGATCGCAGCTCAGTGCGTGGGTCGGCCGCACGGACGCGAGCGAGTGTGCGGACCCAGTCGACGACGacgacggcggcggcggcggcggcgaaaGCGGATGAAGACCCCGGAGCCAACTTGTTTCCG CCGCCGCTGCCCCGACCCCGGATCTGCATGTG GAAGTACCTGGACATCCATTCCATGCACCAGCTGGAGAAGACCACCAATGCTGAGGAGATGAGGGA GGTGCTGGCTGAGCTGCTGGAGCTAGGGTGTCCTGAGCAGAGCCTGCAGGATGCCGTCACCCTGGACCTCTTCTGCCACGCGCTCATTTTCTGCCGCCAGCAGGGCTTCTCACTGGAGCAGACGTCAGCGGCTTGTGCCCTGCTCCAGGATCTTCACAAGGCTTGTATTG CAACCCCCTTGGGCAACGTGGAGGAGTGCTACCGCTACTTCACCAGTGTCCTTTTTTGCCATGGAGTCAGGGTCAGTTCTCCTGGAACATTCTGGAACCTTTACCCATCcccagacaaggtctcacccagTCTCTCTCACATTCATCACCCTTATCTTCTTGTGAAGACCCCAGTGGGCTCTCCTTGCTCCTGTTGCTGGGCTTTTGGAGGCAAAGCCAGGGCTCCAGAAGGTAGTCAGGGTTCTAATTCCGAGTCACCACCACAGCGGCCTCCTTTTAGCATCGACCTCTTCAAAGAGGAACAGCTGCTGGCCTTGGAAGACTACGTGGTCAACACTTACTTTCGCCACTTCAAGCTCTATAAATACGTCTTCACACCCCAG GTGCGGCTGGATCTGTCTTTGACTTACATGGGgctgcagccacccaaactgTGGCCAGAGAGTGAGACAG agaaagaagaaagcaaggagGTGGAGGAGCAGGCAGTTACCCCGCGGAAAGAGGAACTAGAGACGGTGGCCCCGCCAGAGCCAGAGCCAA GCCACGTCCACATCCTCCGAGCCTACATCAAGACCCAAGTGAACAAGGAGCTGGAGCAGCTCCAGCAGCTGGTGGAGGAGCGGCTCAAGGCCAGCGAGGAAAGGCTCAGCAGCAAGTTGACTGCACTAGAGCGGCCCTTCCAGCTACCTCCGGGTAAAGGCAAGAGCAAGACCAAGTGA
- the CFAP119 gene encoding cilia- and flagella-associated protein 119 isoform X6 codes for MRWQVTAPSPARWRFRYGPGHHSCLPQFAFFPQPPLPRPRICMWVLAELLELGCPEQSLQDAVTLDLFCHALIFCRQQGFSLEQTSAACALLQDLHKACIATPLGNVEECYRYFTSVLFCHGVRRPPFSIDLFKEEQLLALEDYVVNTYFRHFKLYKYVFTPQVRLDLSLTYMGLQPPKLWPESETEKEESKEVEEQAVTPRKEELETVAPPEPEPSHVHILRAYIKTQVNKELEQLQQLVEERLKASEERLSSKLTALERPFQLPPGKGKSKTK; via the exons ATGAGATGGCAAGTTACAGCGCCTTCTCCGGCCCGCTGGAGATTTCGCTACGGGCCAGGACACCACAGCTGCCTTCCCCAATTCGCTTTCTTTCCGCAGCCGCCGCTGCCCCGACCCCGGATCTGCATGTG GGTGCTGGCTGAGCTGCTGGAGCTAGGGTGTCCTGAGCAGAGCCTGCAGGATGCCGTCACCCTGGACCTCTTCTGCCACGCGCTCATTTTCTGCCGCCAGCAGGGCTTCTCACTGGAGCAGACGTCAGCGGCTTGTGCCCTGCTCCAGGATCTTCACAAGGCTTGTATTG CAACCCCCTTGGGCAACGTGGAGGAGTGCTACCGCTACTTCACCAGTGTCCTTTTTTGCCATGGAGTCAGG CGGCCTCCTTTTAGCATCGACCTCTTCAAAGAGGAACAGCTGCTGGCCTTGGAAGACTACGTGGTCAACACTTACTTTCGCCACTTCAAGCTCTATAAATACGTCTTCACACCCCAG GTGCGGCTGGATCTGTCTTTGACTTACATGGGgctgcagccacccaaactgTGGCCAGAGAGTGAGACAG agaaagaagaaagcaaggagGTGGAGGAGCAGGCAGTTACCCCGCGGAAAGAGGAACTAGAGACGGTGGCCCCGCCAGAGCCAGAGCCAA GCCACGTCCACATCCTCCGAGCCTACATCAAGACCCAAGTGAACAAGGAGCTGGAGCAGCTCCAGCAGCTGGTGGAGGAGCGGCTCAAGGCCAGCGAGGAAAGGCTCAGCAGCAAGTTGACTGCACTAGAGCGGCCCTTCCAGCTACCTCCGGGTAAAGGCAAGAGCAAGACCAAGTGA
- the CFAP119 gene encoding cilia- and flagella-associated protein 119 isoform X2 has translation MLNRKTSHFLGMRVQSELEHLSELRREAGKDRSSVRGSAARTRASVRTQSTTTTAAAAAAKADEDPGANLFPPPLPRPRICMWVLAELLELGCPEQSLQDAVTLDLFCHALIFCRQQGFSLEQTSAACALLQDLHKACIATPLGNVEECYRYFTSVLFCHGVRVSSPGTFWNLYPSPDKVSPSLSHIHHPYLLVKTPVGSPCSCCWAFGGKARAPEGSQGSNSESPPQRPPFSIDLFKEEQLLALEDYVVNTYFRHFKLYKYVFTPQVRLDLSLTYMGLQPPKLWPESETEKEESKEVEEQAVTPRKEELETVAPPEPEPSHVHILRAYIKTQVNKELEQLQQLVEERLKASEERLSSKLTALERPFQLPPGKGKSKTK, from the exons ATGCTCAACCGCAAGACCAGCCACTTTTTGGGAATGCGGGTGCAGTCGGAGCTTGAACATCTCTCCGAGCTGCGGCGGGAAGCGGGGAAGGATCGCAGCTCAGTGCGTGGGTCGGCCGCACGGACGCGAGCGAGTGTGCGGACCCAGTCGACGACGacgacggcggcggcggcggcggcgaaaGCGGATGAAGACCCCGGAGCCAACTTGTTTCCG CCGCCGCTGCCCCGACCCCGGATCTGCATGTG GGTGCTGGCTGAGCTGCTGGAGCTAGGGTGTCCTGAGCAGAGCCTGCAGGATGCCGTCACCCTGGACCTCTTCTGCCACGCGCTCATTTTCTGCCGCCAGCAGGGCTTCTCACTGGAGCAGACGTCAGCGGCTTGTGCCCTGCTCCAGGATCTTCACAAGGCTTGTATTG CAACCCCCTTGGGCAACGTGGAGGAGTGCTACCGCTACTTCACCAGTGTCCTTTTTTGCCATGGAGTCAGGGTCAGTTCTCCTGGAACATTCTGGAACCTTTACCCATCcccagacaaggtctcacccagTCTCTCTCACATTCATCACCCTTATCTTCTTGTGAAGACCCCAGTGGGCTCTCCTTGCTCCTGTTGCTGGGCTTTTGGAGGCAAAGCCAGGGCTCCAGAAGGTAGTCAGGGTTCTAATTCCGAGTCACCACCACAGCGGCCTCCTTTTAGCATCGACCTCTTCAAAGAGGAACAGCTGCTGGCCTTGGAAGACTACGTGGTCAACACTTACTTTCGCCACTTCAAGCTCTATAAATACGTCTTCACACCCCAG GTGCGGCTGGATCTGTCTTTGACTTACATGGGgctgcagccacccaaactgTGGCCAGAGAGTGAGACAG agaaagaagaaagcaaggagGTGGAGGAGCAGGCAGTTACCCCGCGGAAAGAGGAACTAGAGACGGTGGCCCCGCCAGAGCCAGAGCCAA GCCACGTCCACATCCTCCGAGCCTACATCAAGACCCAAGTGAACAAGGAGCTGGAGCAGCTCCAGCAGCTGGTGGAGGAGCGGCTCAAGGCCAGCGAGGAAAGGCTCAGCAGCAAGTTGACTGCACTAGAGCGGCCCTTCCAGCTACCTCCGGGTAAAGGCAAGAGCAAGACCAAGTGA
- the CFAP119 gene encoding cilia- and flagella-associated protein 119 isoform X4 has translation MRWQVTAPSPARWRFRYGPGHHSCLPQFAFFPQPPLPRPRICMWVLAELLELGCPEQSLQDAVTLDLFCHALIFCRQQGFSLEQTSAACALLQDLHKACIATPLGNVEECYRYFTSVLFCHGVRVSSPGTFWNLYPSPDKVSPSLSHIHHPYLLVKTPVGSPCSCCWAFGGKARAPEGSQGSNSESPPQRPPFSIDLFKEEQLLALEDYVVNTYFRHFKLYKYVFTPQVRLDLSLTYMGLQPPKLWPESETEKEESKEVEEQAVTPRKEELETVAPPEPEPSHVHILRAYIKTQVNKELEQLQQLVEERLKASEERLSSKLTALERPFQLPPGKGKSKTK, from the exons ATGAGATGGCAAGTTACAGCGCCTTCTCCGGCCCGCTGGAGATTTCGCTACGGGCCAGGACACCACAGCTGCCTTCCCCAATTCGCTTTCTTTCCGCAGCCGCCGCTGCCCCGACCCCGGATCTGCATGTG GGTGCTGGCTGAGCTGCTGGAGCTAGGGTGTCCTGAGCAGAGCCTGCAGGATGCCGTCACCCTGGACCTCTTCTGCCACGCGCTCATTTTCTGCCGCCAGCAGGGCTTCTCACTGGAGCAGACGTCAGCGGCTTGTGCCCTGCTCCAGGATCTTCACAAGGCTTGTATTG CAACCCCCTTGGGCAACGTGGAGGAGTGCTACCGCTACTTCACCAGTGTCCTTTTTTGCCATGGAGTCAGGGTCAGTTCTCCTGGAACATTCTGGAACCTTTACCCATCcccagacaaggtctcacccagTCTCTCTCACATTCATCACCCTTATCTTCTTGTGAAGACCCCAGTGGGCTCTCCTTGCTCCTGTTGCTGGGCTTTTGGAGGCAAAGCCAGGGCTCCAGAAGGTAGTCAGGGTTCTAATTCCGAGTCACCACCACAGCGGCCTCCTTTTAGCATCGACCTCTTCAAAGAGGAACAGCTGCTGGCCTTGGAAGACTACGTGGTCAACACTTACTTTCGCCACTTCAAGCTCTATAAATACGTCTTCACACCCCAG GTGCGGCTGGATCTGTCTTTGACTTACATGGGgctgcagccacccaaactgTGGCCAGAGAGTGAGACAG agaaagaagaaagcaaggagGTGGAGGAGCAGGCAGTTACCCCGCGGAAAGAGGAACTAGAGACGGTGGCCCCGCCAGAGCCAGAGCCAA GCCACGTCCACATCCTCCGAGCCTACATCAAGACCCAAGTGAACAAGGAGCTGGAGCAGCTCCAGCAGCTGGTGGAGGAGCGGCTCAAGGCCAGCGAGGAAAGGCTCAGCAGCAAGTTGACTGCACTAGAGCGGCCCTTCCAGCTACCTCCGGGTAAAGGCAAGAGCAAGACCAAGTGA